The nucleotide window CGGTTACATCCCTCGCCGCACAGGCGTGTGGGCTGGCCGAACGCAAGGGGAGGATCGCCGTCGGCTACGACGCCGACCTCATCGCAGTGCCCGGCAATCCCCTGCAGGAGCTGGAGAGACTGCTCGACGTCCGGACCGTGATCCGAGCGGGAAGGACATTCAAGGGCCCGGAAATGAAGGGTGAACGCCGGTGAGGTGACTCCGGGCCACTCTCGAATAGCTCTGTGAGGTCTCATCAATGTTGAGGTAGTCGCACGTCGCTGACCTTTTGTCTCGCAGGCGTGCTGAGACGGTCTTGAGAGGCTTTGTGGGGGAGAAGAGGGGGTCTGAACTGTGGTCCTGCAGGTTGGATGAGACTGCCGCAGATCTGGTGAGAATGTCTCTGGGCCTAGGCGATGGCGGTTCCACGGACGCTCATGAGCTAGGGGGGGGCAGAGGGGCGTCACTGGGTTCGATGCACAGTTCCGGATGGACCAGTTCGAACCGTGCCCTTCCGTTGTAACAGGGCAACAAGTGTTGCCGGGGCAACGGCATTTTCACGGTGGCGTGTGAGGCCTGTGAGTTCCTATTCGTGTCGCGGTAGTTCGGCTGTTCTGACATGGGAGGCTGCGGACTGCTGAGACTGTTCTCAATCTGTGTCTGGTGGGTTGCAGATCTTCGGTTCCCTCAGCGTTGCCGTATGCGTGCACTTCCGACCTGTTGTGACCTCAAGGCAGGCCGAGGCCTGCGTCCCGGGCCAGGGCCACCGCTTCCGCGCGGGTGCGGGCGCGGAGTTTGGCCAGGACGTCGCTGACCCGGTTGCGCACCGTCTTTTCGGAGAGGGAGAGGCGGCGGGCGATGGAGGCGTTGTCCAGGCCGTGTGAGAGCAGGTCGAGGACCTGCCGCTCCCGGTCCGTGAGGTGGGGGAAAGGCAGCGTGTCCCGGGCCGCGTGCGGCGAGGCGAAATGAGCGAGCACCCGCTGGGCGATGCGCGGACCGAAGACGGCCTCGCCGCGTGCGGCGCCCAGCAGGGCCCGGTGTATGTCCGCGCCGTCGGCCTCCTTCAGCAGGTAGCCGCAGGCCCCTGCGCGCAGCGCTGCGAAGACCGAGTCGTCGTCCTCGTCCATGGTGAGGACGACGACCGCGGCCTCGGGATGGACGGTGGTGATCCGGGCGGTCGCCTCGAGACCGCCGACCCCGGGCATGCGCAGATCCATGAGCACGATGTGCGGCAGCAGCCGTGCGGTGGCGGCAATGGCTTCGGCTCCGTCGGCGGCCTCCCCGACGACGGTGATGCCGGGCAGGTCGCCGAGTACGGTGGCCATCCCGGCCCGGAAGATGGGGTGGTCGTCGACGATGAGGACGGTCACAGGTTGCGGCTCGCTCATCTCGCCCCTCCTGTATCGGCGTCCACCAAGGGGCGCTCGCGGGTCG belongs to Streptomyces sp. NBC_01381 and includes:
- a CDS encoding response regulator transcription factor, which translates into the protein MSEPQPVTVLIVDDHPIFRAGMATVLGDLPGITVVGEAADGAEAIAATARLLPHIVLMDLRMPGVGGLEATARITTVHPEAAVVVLTMDEDDDSVFAALRAGACGYLLKEADGADIHRALLGAARGEAVFGPRIAQRVLAHFASPHAARDTLPFPHLTDRERQVLDLLSHGLDNASIARRLSLSEKTVRNRVSDVLAKLRARTRAEAVALARDAGLGLP